A portion of the Elephas maximus indicus isolate mEleMax1 chromosome 13, mEleMax1 primary haplotype, whole genome shotgun sequence genome contains these proteins:
- the SELENOS gene encoding selenoprotein S translates to MESDAEQLSARPALETEGLRFLHVTVGSLLATYGWYLVLSGVLLFVVIQKLSARLRALRQRHLDRAAAAVEPDVIVKQQEALAAARLKMQEELNAQAEKYKEKLRQLEEEKRRQKIEMWDSMQEGKSYRGNARKPQEEDNPGPSTSSVLPKRKPDRRPLRGGGYNPLSGEGGGTCSWRPGRRGPSSGG, encoded by the exons ATGGAGTCGGACGCGGAGCAGCTGTCCGCGCGGCCGGCCCTGGAGACCGAGGGGCTGCGCTTCTTGCACGTCACGG tgGGCTCCCTGCTGGCCACGTATGGCTGGTACCTCGTCCTCAGTGGTGTCCTTCTCTTCGTGGTCATTCAGAAGCTTTCCGCCCGCCTGAGGGCCTTGAGGCAGAGGCACCTGGACCGAGCTGCGGCTGCTGTGG AGCCTGATGTTATTGTTAAACAACAAGAAGCTTTAGCAGCCGCTCGTTTGAAAATGCAAGAAGAATTAAATGCACAAGctgaaaagtataaagaaaaactaagacAG CTTGAGGAAGAGAAGAGACGGCAGAAGATTGAAATGTGGGACAGCATGCAAGAAGGAAAAAGCTACAGAGGAAACGCCAGAAAGCCTCAG GAAGAAGACAACCCTGGGCCTTCTACTTCATCAGTTCTCCCGAAACGTAAACCTGACAGAAGGCCGTTGCGGGGAGGTG GTTACAACCCTCTGTCTGGTGAAGGAGGTGGCACATGCTCCTGGAGGCCTGGGCGCCGAGGACCGTCGTCTGGCGGATGA